One part of the Helicobacter cetorum MIT 99-5656 genome encodes these proteins:
- a CDS encoding sulfite exporter TauE/SafE family protein, with translation MEESTAFTLALVGLFTGITAGFFGIGGGEIVVPSAIFAHFSYSHAVGISLMQMLFSSVVGSIINYKKGLLDLKEGSFAAFGGLVGAVLGSLILKIIDDKILMAVFVVVVCYTFIKYAFSSSKKTPEHFEEAHFSIHVNEDISQTLEKKPTLPFLHIDKRHGILMLAGFVTGIFSIPLGMGGGILMVPFLGYFLKYDSKKIVPLGLFFVVFASLSGVISLYHGGVLNDTTIQAGVITGIGAFLGVGIGIKLIALANEKVHKVLLLLIYALSILATLHKLIMG, from the coding sequence ATAGAAGAATCAACGGCGTTTACTCTGGCTTTGGTAGGGCTGTTTACGGGCATTACAGCGGGGTTTTTTGGTATTGGTGGGGGAGAGATTGTTGTTCCTAGTGCAATTTTTGCCCATTTTAGTTACAGCCATGCGGTGGGTATTTCACTCATGCAAATGCTCTTTTCATCGGTGGTAGGCTCTATCATCAATTACAAAAAGGGCTTATTGGATTTGAAAGAAGGCTCTTTTGCAGCTTTTGGGGGGTTAGTGGGGGCGGTTTTAGGGAGCTTAATCTTAAAAATTATTGATGATAAGATTTTAATGGCGGTGTTTGTCGTAGTGGTGTGCTACACTTTTATCAAATACGCTTTTAGCAGTTCCAAAAAAACGCCAGAGCATTTTGAGGAAGCACATTTTTCTATTCATGTTAATGAAGATATTTCTCAAACCTTAGAAAAAAAGCCCACGCTTCCTTTTTTACACATTGATAAAAGGCATGGGATTTTAATGCTCGCTGGCTTTGTTACAGGCATTTTTTCTATTCCGCTAGGTATGGGTGGGGGGATTTTGATGGTGCCGTTTTTAGGCTATTTTTTGAAATACGATTCTAAAAAAATCGTGCCTTTAGGACTCTTTTTTGTGGTGTTTGCTTCTCTATCTGGGGTTATCTCTCTCTATCATGGGGGGGTGCTGAATGATACAACCATTCAAGCGGGGGTTATTACAGGCATTGGAGCGTTTTTGGGCGTGGGTATTGGGATTAAGCTCATTGCTTTGGCTAATGAAAAGGTGCATAAGGTCTTGTTGCTTCTCATCTATGCTTTAAGCATTTTAGCCACTTTACACAAGCTCATTATGGGCTAA
- a CDS encoding HNH endonuclease, with amino-acid sequence MGKKFLLLLAQCQQFDETFLEFELYRVGVKPPRVYANSPSLYYDFMRSVGLANISYLSVLKLETNTKEILFYFKIFIDYNPEILCYQHNTPKIKMPKKQVSLTQARMGQGEYRHKLLLECPFCPFTMVNDEHLLIASHIKPWIKCDDKEKIDPKNGIILTPTYDKLFDRGFISFDENKRLLLSPWLSPMNIKRLNLSENVRLLALSYPPYQCLAVLFHHRLCLYD; translated from the coding sequence ATGGGGAAGAAATTTTTATTACTCTTAGCTCAGTGTCAGCAATTTGATGAGACTTTTTTAGAATTTGAGCTTTATAGAGTAGGCGTTAAACCGCCGAGAGTTTATGCAAATTCTCCATCGCTTTATTATGACTTTATGCGTTCTGTTGGGTTAGCTAACATTTCTTATTTGTCTGTGCTTAAATTAGAGACAAATACAAAAGAAATTCTTTTTTATTTTAAAATATTTATAGACTACAATCCAGAGATTTTGTGCTATCAACACAATACTCCTAAAATAAAAATGCCTAAAAAACAAGTATCACTTACTCAAGCTAGAATGGGTCAAGGGGAATACCGCCATAAACTTTTATTAGAATGCCCGTTTTGTCCTTTTACAATGGTTAATGATGAGCATTTGTTGATTGCTTCACACATTAAGCCATGGATTAAATGTGATGATAAGGAAAAAATAGACCCTAAAAATGGAATTATTCTCACACCAACCTATGACAAATTATTTGATAGAGGCTTTATCTCATTTGATGAAAATAAAAGACTTTTACTCTCCCCTTGGCTTTCGCCTATGAATATAAAACGCCTAAACCTTAGTGAAAATGTTCGCTTACTGGCTCTCTCTTATCCACCCTATCAATGTTTAGCCGTTCTTTTTCATCATCGCTTGTGTCTTTATGATTAA
- the dcm gene encoding DNA (cytosine-5-)-methyltransferase, whose product MDLLVGGSPCQSFSLVGKQRGLEDTRGTLFYEYARLIKEIQPKVFIYENVKGLLSHNRGETFKIMEQVFDALGYTRYKAVLNAKDYGIPQNRERLFVVGFRKDLGVKDFCFPKPILLTTSMQDFLLDNVQDKYYLKQKGIDFVCASKNLTKRYTQVNGKIALCQKKNQQYNWHGDFIQESLEKYFLSQKVKDYVLSSGTKGFFSKPKVDLNIARPLLTTMHKMHRAGVDNYVNTQGRLRKLTPRECLRLMGFCDSFKIVVSDTAMYQQAGNSIVVDVLIHIMQEIFKAYPKLKAHNE is encoded by the coding sequence GTGGATTTATTGGTTGGGGGTAGTCCGTGCCAGAGTTTTAGTTTGGTGGGGAAACAAAGGGGATTAGAAGATACAAGAGGCACGCTTTTTTATGAATACGCACGATTGATAAAAGAAATACAGCCTAAAGTTTTTATTTACGAGAATGTTAAAGGATTGTTAAGTCATAATCGTGGAGAGACTTTTAAGATTATGGAGCAAGTTTTTGATGCACTAGGATATACTAGATATAAAGCTGTTTTGAATGCTAAAGATTATGGAATACCTCAAAATAGAGAACGCTTATTTGTGGTAGGGTTTAGAAAGGATTTGGGGGTAAAAGATTTTTGTTTTCCTAAACCTATTCTCTTAACAACAAGCATGCAAGATTTTTTATTGGACAATGTGCAAGATAAGTATTATCTCAAACAAAAAGGCATTGACTTTGTTTGTGCATCAAAGAATTTAACTAAGCGATACACACAAGTGAATGGAAAAATCGCATTGTGTCAAAAGAAAAACCAGCAATACAACTGGCATGGTGATTTTATTCAAGAGAGTTTAGAAAAATATTTTCTTTCACAAAAAGTTAAAGACTATGTTTTATCAAGCGGCACAAAAGGGTTTTTCTCTAAACCTAAAGTGGATTTAAATATTGCTAGACCTTTGCTTACAACTATGCATAAAATGCATAGGGCTGGGGTAGATAATTATGTTAATACTCAAGGGCGTTTGAGAAAATTAACTCCAAGAGAGTGTTTGCGTTTAATGGGTTTTTGTGATAGTTTTAAAATTGTAGTCTCTGATACGGCTATGTATCAACAAGCAGGAAATTCCATTGTTGTAGATGTGCTAATCCATATCATGCAAGAAATTTTTAAGGCTTATCCTAAGTTAAAGGCACATAATGAGTGA
- the tatB gene encoding Sec-independent protein translocase protein TatB, translating to MFGMGIFEILVVVIVAIIFLGPEKFPQAIVDIAKFFRAVKKTLNDAKDTLDKEINIEELKKETLEYQKLFENNLEGVSKGVRIEELEDAKMSVENEIKSVQDLMQDYEYSLEKDKLLSNLNEEVSSDESFKETELVTRNNTEKHDKEKEHV from the coding sequence ATGTTTGGCATGGGCATTTTTGAAATCCTTGTTGTAGTGATTGTAGCGATTATTTTTTTAGGGCCAGAAAAATTCCCCCAAGCTATCGTGGATATTGCGAAATTTTTTCGTGCTGTAAAAAAAACGCTCAATGATGCTAAGGACACTTTAGATAAAGAAATCAATATTGAAGAATTAAAAAAAGAGACCCTAGAATATCAAAAGCTCTTTGAAAACAATCTTGAAGGCGTTTCTAAAGGCGTTAGGATTGAAGAGTTAGAAGACGCTAAAATGAGTGTGGAAAATGAGATTAAAAGCGTTCAGGATTTAATGCAAGATTATGAATATAGCTTAGAAAAAGACAAGCTTCTTAGTAACTTAAATGAAGAAGTTTCAAGCGATGAGTCTTTTAAAGAAACAGAGTTAGTTACTAGGAACAATACAGAAAAACACGATAAAGAAAAAGAGCATGTTTGA
- the tatC gene encoding twin-arginine translocase subunit TatC: protein MFEDLKPHLQDLRKRLMISVGTLLVAFLGCFHFWKNIFEFIKDSYQGTLIQLSPIEGVMVAIKISFSAAIVISMPIIFWQLWLFIAPGLYKNEKKVILPFVFFGSAMFLIGASFSYYVVFPFVIEYLATFGSDVFAANISASSYVSFFTRLILGFGVAFELPVLAYFLAKVGLITDASLKAYFKYAIVVIFIVAAIITPPDVVSQIFMALPLVGLYGLSILIAKFVNPAPKDEEHDIEENEEKSE from the coding sequence ATGTTTGAAGATTTAAAGCCGCATTTACAAGATTTAAGAAAGCGTTTGATGATTTCTGTAGGAACGCTTTTAGTAGCGTTTTTAGGGTGTTTTCATTTTTGGAAAAATATTTTTGAATTTATCAAAGACTCTTATCAAGGCACACTCATTCAGCTCTCTCCTATTGAAGGGGTGATGGTAGCGATTAAAATAAGTTTTTCAGCCGCAATAGTCATTTCTATGCCCATTATTTTTTGGCAATTATGGCTCTTTATCGCTCCAGGGCTTTATAAAAATGAAAAAAAAGTGATTCTGCCTTTCGTGTTTTTTGGAAGTGCTATGTTTTTAATCGGAGCTAGTTTTTCCTACTATGTGGTATTTCCTTTTGTCATTGAATACTTAGCTACTTTTGGAAGCGATGTATTTGCTGCTAATATTTCTGCATCTAGTTATGTGAGCTTTTTTACCCGCCTGATTTTAGGTTTTGGCGTAGCGTTTGAATTGCCCGTTTTGGCGTATTTCTTGGCTAAAGTAGGCTTGATTACTGATGCGAGTTTGAAAGCGTATTTTAAATACGCTATCGTAGTGATTTTCATTGTAGCAGCTATTATCACTCCCCCTGATGTGGTGAGTCAAATCTTTATGGCATTGCCACTAGTTGGGCTTTATGGACTTTCTATTTTGATTGCAAAATTTGTCAATCCTGCCCCAAAAGATGAAGAGCATGACATTGAAGAAAATGAAGAAAAAAGCGAGTGA
- the queA gene encoding tRNA preQ1(34) S-adenosylmethionine ribosyltransferase-isomerase QueA → MREFDLESYDYNLPKELIANYPILPKEKAKLLVYERHSQKITHTTFEHVLDFFPKNALVVLNDTKVIKARIFGSKHTFSHSRTTEVFFHRFLKDNIALTQIKGKVKAGTKIFFDSNNYAEVLELLNNGQRLIAFYENKNPLKEASILRLLEQHGHMPLPPYIKRADESLDLNEYQSVFAKHSGAIAAPTASLHFSKNCLETLQKNFKHTFLTLHVGAGTFVNVETKDIREHKIHTEILQISKESQKILQEEKEILCIGTTALRSVEYFKRLEDPKQETFECDIFLHLANPIKHVNYLLTNFHLPKSSLLMLVSALIGLEKAKEIYSIAIENKYRFYSYGDGMLIL, encoded by the coding sequence TTGAGAGAATTTGATTTAGAAAGCTATGATTATAACTTGCCTAAAGAGTTGATTGCAAACTACCCCATTCTGCCTAAAGAAAAGGCTAAATTGCTCGTATATGAAAGGCATTCGCAAAAAATTACGCACACCACTTTTGAGCATGTCTTAGACTTTTTCCCTAAAAACGCTCTTGTTGTATTAAATGACACTAAAGTGATTAAAGCTAGAATTTTTGGCTCTAAACACACCTTTTCTCATTCAAGAACTACCGAAGTGTTTTTCCACCGCTTTCTTAAAGACAATATCGCTCTAACTCAAATTAAGGGTAAAGTCAAAGCAGGCACTAAAATCTTTTTTGATTCAAACAACTACGCTGAAGTCTTAGAATTACTTAATAACGGACAACGCTTAATCGCTTTTTATGAAAATAAAAACCCTTTAAAAGAAGCTAGTATCTTAAGGCTTTTAGAACAACATGGGCATATGCCCCTACCCCCCTATATTAAAAGGGCTGATGAAAGTTTGGATTTGAATGAATACCAGAGCGTGTTTGCTAAACATTCTGGAGCGATTGCTGCCCCTACGGCGTCATTACATTTTTCCAAAAACTGCTTAGAAACTTTGCAAAAAAACTTCAAGCACACTTTTTTAACCTTGCATGTTGGGGCTGGAACTTTTGTAAATGTAGAAACTAAAGATATTAGAGAGCATAAAATCCATACAGAAATTTTACAAATTTCCAAAGAGAGTCAAAAGATTTTACAAGAAGAAAAAGAGATTTTATGTATCGGCACGACTGCTTTAAGAAGCGTGGAATATTTCAAACGCTTAGAAGACCCCAAACAAGAGACTTTTGAATGCGATATTTTCTTGCATTTAGCTAACCCTATTAAGCATGTGAATTACTTACTCACTAATTTTCACTTGCCAAAATCCAGCCTTTTAATGCTTGTAAGTGCCTTGATAGGCTTAGAAAAAGCCAAAGAAATCTATTCTATAGCTATAGAAAATAAGTATCGCTTTTATTCCTATGGCGATGGAATGCTGATTTTATGA
- the rsmG gene encoding 16S rRNA (guanine(527)-N(7))-methyltransferase RsmG, whose amino-acid sequence MNPLLQDYANILLEWNKTHNLSGARNLSELEPQILDALKPLEFIKDFKTCLDIGSGAGLPAIPLALERPNTQFILLEPRVKRVAFLNYLKSVLPLKNIEIIKKRLEDYKNPLKVDLITSRAVASSSFLIEKSQHLLENKGYFLFYKGEQLKDEIAYKDTECFIYEKRIYFYKSKESLC is encoded by the coding sequence ATGAACCCTTTATTGCAAGACTACGCCAACATTCTTTTGGAATGGAATAAAACGCATAATTTAAGTGGGGCAAGAAATTTAAGCGAGTTAGAACCCCAAATTTTAGACGCTCTCAAACCCTTAGAATTTATCAAAGATTTTAAGACTTGCTTAGATATAGGAAGTGGGGCAGGCTTACCTGCTATTCCTTTAGCCCTAGAAAGACCTAATACACAATTCATTCTTTTAGAACCTAGAGTTAAAAGAGTAGCCTTTTTAAACTATCTTAAAAGCGTTTTACCCTTAAAAAATATTGAAATTATTAAAAAGCGTTTAGAAGATTATAAAAATCCCCTAAAAGTAGATTTAATCACATCTAGAGCGGTCGCAAGCTCTTCTTTTCTGATAGAAAAAAGCCAACATTTGCTTGAAAATAAGGGGTATTTTTTATTCTACAAAGGCGAACAACTAAAAGATGAGATTGCTTACAAGGACACTGAATGTTTTATTTATGAAAAACGCATTTATTTTTACAAATCAAAGGAAAGTTTATGTTAA
- a CDS encoding PP0621 family protein, with product MLRILALLVIAWIIWRLFFKKSVFKNTFNDREQEPKELEEKMIVCSKCQTYVSSKDAIYSGAIAYCSETCLNDKG from the coding sequence ATGTTAAGAATTTTAGCCCTTCTTGTTATTGCATGGATTATATGGCGTTTGTTTTTTAAAAAATCTGTTTTTAAAAATACTTTCAATGATAGAGAACAAGAGCCTAAAGAATTAGAAGAAAAAATGATTGTCTGTTCTAAATGCCAAACTTATGTCTCTAGCAAGGATGCCATTTATAGCGGAGCGATAGCTTATTGTAGTGAAACTTGTTTGAATGATAAGGGGTAA
- a CDS encoding outer membrane protein has translation MVWKKEKQGFYKWACYLKALMLGISFFNISKNLDAKNLSYMSSSYQVGMVFMRPLNENKLLQGASILQGYEVNPKNDWVYSRYYVFVDYGNVLFNKDSTLQANMFTYGVGGDLMVSYTKSPINRWTFFFGLQLAANTWLLNHKVKDLVVNTWNSLKDFNFNNTYFRAIGKFGVQFRTIVLYHNVDVEIGMKIFLIPERRSLFERSFLFFVSHAWHF, from the coding sequence ATGGTTTGGAAAAAAGAAAAACAAGGATTTTACAAATGGGCGTGTTATTTAAAAGCTTTAATGCTAGGTATAAGTTTTTTCAATATTTCAAAGAATTTAGATGCTAAGAATTTGAGCTATATGTCTTCTTCCTATCAAGTGGGCATGGTTTTTATGCGTCCCTTGAATGAAAACAAGCTTTTACAAGGGGCTTCCATTTTACAAGGTTATGAAGTAAATCCCAAAAACGATTGGGTGTATTCTAGGTATTATGTTTTTGTGGATTATGGCAATGTGCTTTTTAATAAAGATTCTACCTTGCAGGCTAATATGTTCACTTATGGGGTTGGGGGAGATTTGATGGTGAGTTATACTAAAAGCCCTATTAATCGTTGGACTTTTTTCTTTGGTTTGCAACTAGCGGCTAACACATGGTTACTCAATCACAAGGTAAAAGATTTGGTTGTAAACACTTGGAATTCCTTGAAAGACTTTAATTTTAATAACACTTATTTTAGAGCTATTGGAAAGTTTGGAGTGCAATTTCGCACGATTGTTTTATACCATAACGTAGATGTGGAAATAGGCATGAAAATTTTTCTAATCCCTGAAAGGCGTAGTCTTTTTGAAAGAAGTTTTTTGTTTTTTGTTTCACATGCTTGGCATTTTTAG
- a CDS encoding chemotaxis response regulator CheY yields MKLLVVDDSSTMRRIIKNTLSRLGYEDILEAEHGVEAWEKLDANADTKVLITDWNMPEMNGLDLVKKVRADDRFKEIPIIMITTEGGKAEVITALKAGVNNYIVKPFTPQVLKEKLEVVLGTND; encoded by the coding sequence TTGAAACTACTAGTAGTAGATGATAGCTCAACTATGAGACGAATTATTAAGAATACACTTTCACGCTTAGGCTATGAAGATATTTTGGAAGCTGAGCATGGCGTAGAAGCTTGGGAAAAACTGGATGCTAATGCGGATACTAAGGTTCTTATCACAGACTGGAACATGCCAGAGATGAATGGTTTAGATTTGGTTAAAAAAGTGCGTGCTGATGATAGATTTAAAGAGATTCCTATCATTATGATTACCACAGAAGGCGGAAAAGCCGAAGTAATTACCGCTTTGAAAGCTGGAGTGAATAACTACATTGTAAAACCCTTTACGCCCCAAGTTCTCAAAGAAAAATTAGAAGTGGTTTTGGGGACAAATGACTGA
- the prmA gene encoding 50S ribosomal protein L11 methyltransferase translates to MLEPMYFETFFIFPKEKEVFESFLLDTTHSALEESSLESLRAFGDKTTIEFLSQAKWHHFISHSHLNHLKEKIPNLKTFIVLRSENDLSDSLIPALKNFCLSLEQTLKSKFDFFYLSRTLASKDWLETYQQSVMPVYCGKFYVYPSWHSKPSEITTDCSLMIDPALAFGSGHHESTSMCLELLSNLDLEHKRVLDVGCGSGILSIASKKQGANTLIACDTDALAVEETLKNFDLNDIKLTKHDRVIHGSTQSVEGVFDIVVANIVADVIKSLHSEFVRLCNHTLILSGILETHLNSVLQVYHDFEILEQQKRNEWVALKLLKNN, encoded by the coding sequence GTGTTAGAGCCAATGTATTTTGAAACTTTCTTCATTTTTCCTAAAGAAAAAGAGGTTTTTGAAAGCTTTCTTTTAGATACCACCCATTCAGCCCTAGAGGAATCAAGTTTAGAAAGTTTAAGGGCATTTGGCGATAAGACAACCATTGAGTTTTTGAGCCAAGCCAAGTGGCATCATTTTATCTCTCATAGCCATTTAAACCATCTAAAAGAAAAAATCCCTAATCTTAAGACTTTCATTGTTTTACGCTCTGAAAATGATTTGAGCGACTCGCTCATACCAGCTTTAAAAAATTTTTGTCTCAGCTTAGAACAGACTCTTAAAAGCAAATTTGATTTTTTCTACCTTTCACGCACCCTAGCCTCAAAAGACTGGCTAGAAACTTATCAGCAAAGTGTCATGCCGGTATATTGTGGAAAGTTTTATGTATATCCTAGCTGGCATAGTAAGCCAAGTGAGATTACCACAGATTGTAGCCTTATGATTGACCCAGCCCTAGCCTTTGGTTCAGGCCATCATGAAAGCACTTCTATGTGCCTAGAACTACTTTCTAACCTTGATTTAGAGCATAAAAGAGTCCTAGATGTAGGGTGTGGAAGCGGGATTTTAAGCATTGCTTCAAAAAAACAGGGTGCTAATACCTTAATCGCTTGTGATACGGACGCACTCGCTGTTGAAGAAACTCTCAAAAATTTTGATTTAAACGACATCAAACTAACCAAACATGATAGAGTTATTCACGGCTCTACCCAAAGCGTTGAAGGGGTCTTTGATATTGTCGTAGCTAATATTGTCGCTGATGTGATTAAAAGCTTGCATAGCGAATTTGTGCGGCTTTGTAACCATACGCTTATTTTATCAGGAATTTTAGAAACCCATTTAAACTCTGTGTTACAGGTCTATCATGACTTTGAAATTTTAGAACAACAAAAGCGTAATGAATGGGTTGCCCTAAAATTGCTTAAAAATAACTAA
- the ftsH gene encoding ATP-dependent zinc metalloprotease FtsH, producing MKPTNEPRKPFFQNPTILAIIGGILLIFFLRSFNSDGGFSDNFLSSSTRNVSYHEIKQLISNNEVENVSIGQTLIKASHKEGNIRIIYIAKRVPDLTLVPLLDEKKINYSGFSESNFFTDMLGWLMPILVILGLWVFMANRMQKSMGGGIFGMGSAKKLINAEKPRVRFNDMAGNEEAKEEVVEIVDFLKYPERYANLGAKIPKGVLLVGPPGTGKTLLAKAVAGEAHVPFFSMGGSSFIEMFVGLGASRVRDLFEIAKKQAPSIIFIDEIDAIGKSRAAGGMVSGNDEREQTLNQLLAEMDGFGSESAPVIVLAATNRPEILDPALLRPGRFDRQVLVDKPDFNGRVEILKVHIKGVKLANDVDLQEIAKLTAGLAGADLANIINEAALLAGRNNQKEVKQKHLKEAVERGIAGLEKKSRRISPKEKKIVAYHESGHAVISEMTKGSARVNKVSIIPRGMAALGYTLNTPEENKYLMQKHELIAEIDVLLGGRAAEDVFLEEISTGASNDLERATDIIKGMVSYYGMSSVSGLMVLEKQRNAFLGGGYGSAREFSEKTAEDMDNFIKNLLDERYNHVKQTLSDYRDAIEIMVEELFDKEVITGERVREIISEYEVANNLESRLVPLEEQAS from the coding sequence ATGAAACCAACTAACGAACCTAGAAAACCTTTTTTTCAAAACCCTACCATTCTTGCTATTATCGGAGGTATTTTACTCATATTTTTCCTACGCTCTTTCAACTCTGATGGTGGCTTTTCAGATAACTTTCTCTCTTCTAGCACTAGAAATGTAAGCTACCATGAAATCAAGCAACTCATCAGCAATAACGAAGTAGAAAATGTCAGTATCGGACAAACTCTCATTAAAGCAAGTCATAAAGAAGGTAACATCCGCATTATTTATATTGCCAAACGAGTGCCTGATTTAACCCTTGTTCCGCTTTTAGATGAGAAAAAAATCAACTACTCAGGCTTTAGCGAATCAAACTTTTTTACCGACATGTTAGGATGGCTCATGCCTATTTTGGTGATTTTAGGGCTATGGGTATTTATGGCAAATCGCATGCAAAAGAGTATGGGTGGGGGTATTTTTGGCATGGGAAGTGCGAAAAAACTCATTAATGCTGAAAAACCTAGAGTGCGTTTTAATGATATGGCAGGTAATGAAGAAGCCAAAGAAGAAGTTGTAGAAATTGTAGACTTTTTAAAATACCCTGAACGCTATGCAAATTTAGGGGCAAAAATTCCTAAAGGTGTGCTTTTAGTGGGGCCTCCAGGAACGGGTAAAACCCTTTTAGCAAAAGCTGTGGCAGGCGAAGCCCATGTGCCGTTTTTCTCCATGGGGGGTAGTAGTTTTATAGAAATGTTTGTAGGTCTTGGAGCTAGTAGAGTAAGAGATTTATTTGAAATCGCTAAAAAACAAGCCCCTAGCATTATCTTTATTGATGAAATTGATGCCATAGGTAAGAGTAGAGCTGCAGGGGGAATGGTGAGCGGAAACGATGAAAGAGAGCAAACTTTGAACCAGCTCTTAGCCGAAATGGATGGTTTTGGGAGTGAGAGCGCCCCTGTAATTGTTCTAGCTGCAACAAATCGCCCTGAGATTTTAGACCCCGCCCTTTTAAGACCCGGTCGCTTTGACAGACAAGTTTTAGTAGATAAGCCTGATTTTAATGGTAGAGTGGAAATTTTAAAAGTGCATATCAAGGGCGTAAAACTTGCTAATGATGTAGATTTACAAGAAATCGCAAAGCTTACCGCAGGCTTAGCTGGAGCGGATTTAGCTAATATCATCAATGAAGCCGCTTTACTAGCTGGAAGGAACAATCAAAAAGAAGTCAAGCAAAAACACCTGAAAGAAGCGGTTGAAAGGGGTATTGCAGGGTTAGAAAAGAAAAGTAGAAGAATCAGCCCTAAAGAAAAGAAAATTGTCGCCTACCATGAGAGTGGACATGCCGTGATTTCTGAAATGACTAAGGGGAGTGCGAGAGTGAATAAAGTCTCTATCATTCCAAGGGGCATGGCAGCTTTAGGCTATACCCTTAACACGCCTGAAGAAAACAAATACTTAATGCAAAAGCATGAGTTGATTGCTGAAATTGATGTGCTTTTAGGTGGGCGTGCAGCAGAAGATGTGTTTTTAGAAGAGATTTCTACCGGTGCGAGCAATGACTTAGAAAGAGCTACTGATATTATCAAAGGCATGGTAAGTTACTATGGTATGAGTAGCGTGAGTGGGCTTATGGTGCTAGAAAAACAACGCAACGCCTTTTTAGGGGGTGGCTATGGAAGTGCTAGAGAATTTAGTGAAAAAACTGCAGAAGATATGGATAATTTCATTAAAAATCTCTTAGATGAACGCTACAACCATGTCAAGCAAACCTTGAGCGACTATAGAGATGCAATTGAAATCATGGTAGAAGAGTTGTTTGACAAAGAAGTCATTACGGGTGAAAGGGTTAGAGAAATTATCAGCGAATACGAAGTAGCGAATAATCTAGAAAGCCGTTTAGTTCCTTTAGAAGAACAAGCGAGTTAA
- the pssA gene encoding CDP-diacylglycerol--serine O-phosphatidyltransferase, with the protein MPIKPLYLFPNLFTASSIFLGVMSMFYASNQEFVMACWLVVASLILDGLDGRVARLTNTTSKFGVEFDSLADVVAFGVAPSMIAYFYMGHSFGRIGMAVSALFVIFGAIRLARFNISTNTSDPYSFIGIPIPAAAVLVVLGVLLDNKYHFLEELWVKFFLAYIVLLGVLMVSNIRYPNFKKIKWNLKLFILVLIFLLLVFVRPLEVLSTFMMSYLLYGILRWIYLMVKIIFKRTA; encoded by the coding sequence ATGCCTATTAAACCCCTTTATCTCTTTCCTAATCTCTTCACAGCGAGCAGTATTTTTTTGGGTGTGATGAGCATGTTTTATGCATCAAATCAAGAATTTGTTATGGCGTGTTGGCTTGTTGTTGCAAGCCTTATTTTAGATGGGCTTGATGGGCGTGTAGCAAGGCTTACGAATACCACGAGCAAGTTTGGCGTAGAGTTTGATTCTTTAGCTGATGTGGTCGCTTTTGGGGTAGCCCCTAGCATGATTGCCTACTTTTACATGGGGCATAGCTTTGGACGCATCGGTATGGCTGTGAGTGCATTGTTTGTCATTTTTGGAGCCATACGCCTTGCACGATTTAACATTAGCACCAATACAAGCGACCCCTACTCTTTCATAGGCATTCCTATTCCTGCAGCAGCGGTGTTAGTGGTGCTTGGAGTATTACTAGATAATAAGTACCATTTTTTAGAAGAGTTGTGGGTAAAGTTTTTCTTAGCCTACATTGTCTTACTAGGAGTGCTTATGGTGAGTAATATCCGCTACCCAAATTTTAAAAAAATCAAATGGAATCTCAAGCTTTTTATTTTAGTGCTGATTTTTTTATTGCTCGTTTTTGTGCGTCCTTTGGAAGTGTTAAGCACATTTATGATGAGTTATTTGCTCTATGGAATTTTGCGTTGGATTTATTTAATGGTAAAGATTATTTTTAAACGCACAGCATAG